A stretch of the Symmachiella macrocystis genome encodes the following:
- a CDS encoding PSD1 and planctomycete cytochrome C domain-containing protein, with the protein MPRYLPIILLAICGANLTTFAMAAEPPTFEKDVRPILKTHCFACHGEAGEMEGGLDLRLRRLMVTGGDSGPAITPGDLEDSVLLDKVIEQEMPPGDTKLSDKEIDILRRWISAGAKTARPEPESLDPASMITEEERNFWAFQPIRDPQVPVVQHADDVQTPIDAFLLRRLEEKNLAFAPAADKQTLVRRAYFDLIGLPPTPQQVQNFVNDAAPDAYEKVLDELLASTHYGERWGRHWLDVAGYADSEGFAEVDQVRDHAYKYRDYIIRAFNADKPFDRLIVEQLAGDELVPMPHRNLTPEQIDILTATGYLRMAPDGTGSGGVDQPVARNQVIADTIKIVSTSLMGMSVGCAECHDHRYDPIPQTDYYRMRSIFEPAYDWKKWRSPRGRLLSLYTDDDRKQAADIEAKAKVIDAQRTKKQNEFIQATLESELAKLPEELRETVRAARETPAAKRTPEQKKLLKEHPSVNVSAGSLYLYDRKAADELKKMSAEAAKIRATKPKEEFVRILSERPGQVPSTHLFYRGEYAQPKQALAPAGLTVISWMTPTKIPVNDATRPTTGRRLAFAEQLTDGNHPLTARVLINRVWAHHFGRGIVGSLGDFGVLGDRPTHPDLLDWLASDFMQGGWKLKRMHKMIMLSTAYRQSSKRRSEIEMADPDNLLYGRMSIRRLEAEVLRDSMLAVSGKLNTEQFGPPVPVREDEVGQIVVGVDTTDSAGRPTGKAVDLKGKEFRRSVYIQVRRSQPLAVLDAFDAPIMEPNCEARTPSTVAPQALMLMNSNFTISLAEHFAKRIETAAGAEPTKRAALAWRLAFGVEPSELEQQAAVDFLRDQAEHFKSHKIKDDKTSPEDHALAVFCQALFSTNRFLYVD; encoded by the coding sequence ATGCCACGATATCTGCCAATTATTCTGCTGGCCATTTGTGGAGCCAATCTCACGACGTTCGCAATGGCTGCCGAACCACCGACCTTCGAAAAGGACGTGCGTCCGATTCTCAAGACGCATTGCTTTGCCTGCCATGGCGAAGCGGGGGAAATGGAAGGCGGGCTGGATCTTCGACTCCGCAGGCTCATGGTCACAGGTGGTGACAGCGGTCCGGCGATTACGCCGGGTGATCTAGAAGACAGTGTGCTGTTGGATAAAGTCATCGAGCAGGAAATGCCGCCGGGCGACACCAAGTTGTCGGACAAAGAGATCGACATCCTCCGCCGTTGGATTTCCGCAGGAGCAAAAACGGCACGTCCAGAGCCTGAGAGCCTCGACCCGGCCTCCATGATCACAGAAGAAGAACGCAATTTCTGGGCCTTCCAACCGATTCGTGATCCGCAAGTTCCCGTCGTTCAACATGCCGACGACGTCCAAACCCCGATCGACGCTTTTTTGTTGCGGCGTTTGGAGGAGAAAAACCTCGCGTTTGCGCCCGCCGCGGACAAACAGACGCTCGTTCGACGGGCTTATTTCGATCTGATTGGTCTGCCCCCGACTCCGCAGCAGGTGCAAAACTTCGTCAATGATGCTGCCCCTGATGCGTACGAAAAAGTTTTAGACGAGCTGTTGGCTTCCACGCACTACGGTGAACGTTGGGGACGACATTGGCTGGACGTGGCCGGTTACGCCGACTCCGAAGGTTTCGCAGAGGTCGACCAGGTTCGTGATCATGCCTACAAATACCGCGACTATATCATTCGCGCGTTTAACGCCGACAAACCGTTCGACCGGTTGATTGTGGAACAACTCGCCGGAGATGAATTGGTCCCCATGCCGCACAGAAACTTGACGCCGGAGCAGATCGACATCTTGACCGCCACGGGTTATCTGCGAATGGCACCCGATGGCACGGGTTCAGGTGGCGTCGATCAGCCGGTTGCCCGCAATCAAGTGATTGCCGATACAATTAAGATCGTCTCGACATCGTTGATGGGCATGTCGGTCGGTTGTGCGGAATGTCACGATCACCGTTACGATCCCATTCCACAAACTGACTACTATCGCATGCGCTCGATCTTTGAACCGGCTTATGACTGGAAAAAATGGCGGTCCCCCCGAGGTCGCCTGTTGAGCTTATACACCGATGACGACCGCAAGCAGGCTGCTGATATTGAAGCAAAAGCCAAAGTCATCGACGCGCAGCGAACCAAGAAACAAAATGAATTTATTCAAGCCACATTAGAGTCGGAGTTGGCCAAGCTGCCCGAGGAGTTGCGAGAAACGGTTCGTGCAGCTCGCGAAACCCCGGCAGCCAAACGGACTCCCGAACAAAAAAAGTTGCTCAAAGAGCATCCCAGCGTCAACGTCTCGGCCGGCTCGCTATATCTCTACGATCGCAAGGCTGCTGATGAGTTGAAGAAAATGTCAGCTGAGGCGGCCAAGATCCGAGCGACGAAGCCCAAAGAAGAATTTGTAAGAATCCTCTCCGAACGACCGGGGCAGGTTCCGTCGACGCATTTATTTTATCGCGGCGAATACGCGCAACCGAAACAAGCATTGGCGCCGGCGGGGCTGACGGTCATTAGTTGGATGACCCCCACAAAGATTCCCGTCAATGATGCAACTCGTCCAACCACCGGACGGCGGCTGGCGTTTGCCGAGCAATTGACCGATGGAAATCATCCCCTCACGGCCCGCGTGTTGATCAATCGCGTGTGGGCACATCATTTCGGTCGTGGCATCGTCGGCAGCCTCGGCGATTTTGGAGTCCTGGGCGATCGCCCCACGCATCCCGATCTATTGGATTGGTTAGCCAGCGATTTCATGCAGGGAGGGTGGAAATTAAAGCGGATGCACAAAATGATCATGCTCTCGACCGCTTATCGCCAATCTTCAAAACGCCGCAGCGAAATAGAAATGGCTGATCCCGATAATCTGTTGTACGGACGGATGTCGATTCGCAGGCTTGAAGCGGAAGTGTTGCGTGATTCGATGTTGGCGGTTAGTGGAAAACTCAATACCGAGCAATTCGGTCCACCGGTCCCGGTTCGTGAAGATGAAGTCGGCCAAATTGTGGTCGGCGTTGATACGACCGATTCGGCCGGACGCCCCACAGGGAAGGCTGTCGATCTGAAAGGCAAGGAATTTCGCCGCAGCGTTTATATTCAAGTCCGTCGCAGCCAACCGTTGGCGGTGTTAGATGCGTTTGACGCGCCGATCATGGAACCAAACTGCGAAGCCCGCACGCCATCGACGGTCGCGCCGCAGGCATTGATGCTGATGAACAGCAACTTCACGATTTCGCTCGCCGAGCACTTCGCAAAGCGGATTGAAACGGCCGCCGGCGCCGAGCCAACAAAACGGGCAGCGCTGGCTTGGCGACTTGCTTTCGGCGTTGAGCCTTCGGAATTGGAACAGCAAGCGGCGGTTGACTTTTTGCGAGACCAAGCCGAACACTTTAAAAGTCATAAGATTAAAGACGATAAGACTTCGCCGGAAGACCACGCGTTGGCCGTTTTCTGCCAGGCACTGTTTAGTACGAATCGTTTTCTGTACGTCGATTGA
- a CDS encoding Uma2 family endonuclease codes for MATTILITAEEYLLQAESDRPTELVEGVMYTMNPPGFRHGQICNTIGRLLGNFVDEQQTGTVVCNDSGVITQRNPDTVRGADVAYYSYQTVPRGQAPEGYPPGPPDIVFEVLSPNDQVANIKQKTSEYLRVGVAVVCVVDDRQRSIATYRAGDQTDVFDETDELTFPNELPDFAVPVSRILA; via the coding sequence ATGGCTACCACAATTCTGATCACAGCCGAGGAGTATCTGCTGCAAGCAGAGAGCGACCGCCCGACGGAACTTGTCGAGGGAGTCATGTATACAATGAACCCACCCGGATTTCGACACGGACAGATTTGTAATACAATCGGAAGGTTGTTGGGCAATTTTGTCGACGAACAGCAAACCGGAACAGTTGTCTGCAATGATTCCGGTGTCATTACGCAGCGCAACCCCGATACAGTACGCGGAGCCGACGTGGCGTATTACAGCTACCAGACTGTTCCACGCGGACAAGCCCCTGAGGGGTACCCACCTGGGCCACCCGATATTGTTTTTGAAGTGCTCTCACCCAATGATCAAGTCGCAAACATCAAACAAAAGACCAGCGAGTATCTGCGGGTGGGCGTGGCAGTCGTCTGCGTTGTGGATGATCGTCAGCGAAGCATCGCGACGTATCGTGCCGGGGATCAGACGGATGTTTTTGACGAAACGGATGAATTGACCTTCCCCAATGAATTGCCCGATTTTGCAGTGCCGGTCTCGAGAATATTAGCCTAA
- a CDS encoding HEAT repeat domain-containing protein: protein MKKFPCCCCKNVVCALASALGDCDRGVRRAAEKALEECGYEVDDCCNCSSCGQTCCNTCAPAACGAAGAAPAPAPAEGGDEAAPAPAPPAEPEAYFPSRIRNKQTQKSQRGLSNLFGLIR from the coding sequence GTGAAGAAGTTCCCTTGCTGCTGCTGCAAAAACGTGGTTTGTGCCTTGGCCAGTGCCCTGGGCGACTGCGACCGGGGTGTTCGCCGCGCTGCGGAGAAAGCCTTGGAAGAATGTGGCTACGAAGTTGACGATTGCTGCAACTGCAGCAGCTGTGGCCAAACTTGCTGCAACACCTGTGCCCCGGCTGCCTGTGGTGCCGCTGGTGCCGCCCCCGCCCCGGCTCCGGCCGAAGGTGGCGACGAAGCTGCTCCGGCTCCGGCTCCTCCGGCCGAACCGGAAGCGTACTTCCCCTCGCGGATTCGCAACAAGCAAACGCAAAAATCGCAACGCGGTTTGAGCAACTTGTTTGGTCTGATTCGCTAG